The region AGTTGCATTCTCTTGATTCATTGATGGTTTGATCCTCTCAAATTGGTATTTAATTGAAGTTGTAATCTTTCAGTAATATTTACTCATGTTCATGCAGGAAGCGACTATTTGGTATGATAAATGATCTTCCCACAGTATTTGAGGTTGTTACCGGGGTGGCCAAGAAACAAGGAAAGGAATCTCATAGCAGTAACAAACCCAAATCAAACTCTAAGGTATGCTACCTTGAAAATCAAACGAACCACTTGCCACTAATAGTTTGCTAGTTTCATACTTTCATTGCTTTACCAGTGAAACTAATAACATTTGCTTCTATATTTATGGTCACTCTTTTGTTCAATACAAGATTTGATGATATATGCTGTATGTTTTACTTTTTTCTCACTGCAATCTGCATGTGTTCCAAACACGGTTTGATGGAGTTTTTTTCCTTCTCTGAAATGTCCATTTGCATTATGTGGAAACTGGAAAGATACAACAAATATACCGATAAACTTCAGGTGTTAGAAGGGTTTCAGGGAAAGGGGTATGAATTAAAAGTTTGGAGGGATTATCCTTTTTATGCTGAGGGCAAGCCTCCGCGCAACTGTATGGTTGCTACCATATGACTTTGCGGTCATAGGTTCCAGTCGTGGAATCAGCCTCTTGCAAATATGCTAGGCAAGGCAGCCTACATAAGATCCACAAAGTAGATCCGGCCCCTCCATGGACCTCGCTCTTATCGAGAGCTTTGTAGCACTGAGTTTGCTCTGTTTTTTATCCTTTTTATACTAGTGTAATATGTTGTTTTCTAGATGCTAACATTTGAACTGATGAAGTATTTTGAATTTGGTACCTTTGACAATCAATGGTTGAGATTTACAGAACATCATAATTTGTTATATAGGTTCAAGCTTATGATTACAATCACAACCGTTGATTTCTTAATCAGTGGCTGTGATGTCTTACTTTAGCTTCTAAAGTGTCTCCTTCACTTTAGAGGAGCCTAATCATTTGTAATGAGATCTGGTTCCTGATTGGTATTTAACCATTTATCATTGTTATCTCTTTTGGTTGACATCTGCAGCGAGGGTCTGAACCTCAGGTGGTGAAGTATTCAAAAGGGTTGATATCGAAGGACGAGGACGAGGGCGAGGGCGAGGACGAGGACGAGGAAGGTttagaagaggaagatgaagaggaacATGGAGAGACCTTGTGTGGGGCGTGTGGCGAGAGCTATGCAGCTGATGAGTTTTGGATTTGCTGTGACATCTGCGAGAAGTGGTTCCATGGAAAGTGTGTGAAGATTACCCCTGCAAGGGCTGAGCATATTAAACAGTACAAATGTCCATCTTGCAGCAACAAGAGAGCTCGATCTTGACAATTGATAGTTTCTCTAGCAATCTGGGATTAGTAGCTATAATCTTGGCAATTTTATGACTGCTAATCTGTTTAGTAGGTCAAGTTTTTAGGTCTTGCTATCAAACGCAGGTTCATTGTTCAGATATTAAGTTAGGTATGTGAGCTGCTACTGTGTTATCTAGAATTAGGATATTTATGTCATAACCGGACTTAAAATGATGTTCTGGTATGTGCTACCTTAGATTTGATGATGTCTTTAAATGTACTTGTGTCCATATTTTAGTGAACTTCTTATTATCATCCCATTGTGCATTGTTTTCACTTTTCTTTCCTGATTCAAGTTCTAACATTTGTTATGGATgggtgaaaagtgaaaaggagAAGAATCTACCCGAGTTTGACTTGTTTAAAGTTATACTGACTTAAAATAGAAGGGGTTTCATACCATTTGCTTTGATTtgccatgaattttttttttataataaatttgTTACTCAGTCTTTTATAGTTTAAATGCACAGAAGGATACTGAACGGAACCCTCTCATTTTCTCAAGGGTACCACAATAATGTCCTATAAATTGTCATTCCATCTTTAACGTGTACACGGTACATTATATTTGTCCTTGGGTATGAAGTGCTGCACGTTGTTTTTATACCAAATCAACAAAACAACAATCTAAAGGCTAATTAAAAAGGGTTCGATTTAGTCTTTAAACTAGTAGATGCATGGgtactttttttaatttattttgttaagTTTCTTCAATTTTCTTATGAATTAGTATTTATACCTATTGTTGGATATTTTGcacatattttaataaatttctaAAAATACTCATGAATAGTATTTATGTAAATAGGGTTTTATTTCAAAAACGCTTAATTAAGTTATGTATTCAAATGCTTTAGAtattttgtaaccaaaaaatacTTTAGATATTTGGTATAACAAATccaaataagattttttttttgaaactcctAATAAGTAAATTCAATACACTATATATTAATTTCTAGTTTTCCTTTTTgtaaaagaaaactaatataTTGATTTCTACTGTTTCATACCAAAATTACAaagaaacatgaaaaaaaattatgcttACATTCTTGTCTACATAAACTATCTTTTGCTGGAAGGAAACAAATTCATTATGTGAGAAAAATCAATACGTTAGTTTGCTACGTTATACTTTACGGttacagaattttttttttgataggcattACGGTTATAGAAATGGAAATGAATAACTTAACTTTACAACTTCTAATCAACAAGTCGTTGTAGTATAGTGGTAAGTATTCCCGCCTGTCACGCGGGTgacccgggttcgatccccggcaacggcgatatatttttggtttcttttttgTTTGGTTCGTTTAAGAATAAGTTAATGTCATCTTTATATGAGGCTTAATCAACAaactaatattaaatatttaatttctcaTATTTGATAGAATGATAGTTAATTTCTTAAACTTATGGTAAATCAATTGGAACCTTTGACCAGCTCTACAAATTTGTTTGCAGCTCCTGGTAAATAAAGGAGTTTTTAATGAGCAACTTGCTGTTTTACATCCAGGTTGCTACAGCGCAAGTTGCTAGTACCGGAATGGTTCTTTTAAGCTAGGGGtgcatatgggttgggttggatgaattttagtcaaaataatatttgaaccgatcaaaattgtctgggttggatttcacgaatttcttttttgaacccgatccgaaccaacccgacgaagttcggattgggttggatgaattgattgggtcactatattaaaataataatatatctgaaatattaaaaaatcttgaaaatattattataaattcagaaaaaaaagttataaaaaatattaaatatgttataatactaaatagcatgaaaatgacacaaaaagttatagcaaatagcatgaaataatacaacataaatgacatatagccaaatatcatgaaaacataaaactttattaccaaatgacatgaaacaatctaacataaatagtacctaaaaagtaaaaaagcaacactaaatgtcatgtcATGACACTTGGAACTTAGATGTatccaacatgccaaataatatatatagacaTGTAATAAATAATtacgaacaaatactctaacttcaaatatgacaaataactacaaatacttaagtctcaaagtttcaaaaagtcatcactccaacactagcactccaagtatgagtaaaattataaagaaaattattattatatgtatggattctgggttaggttggatggatttgaactgaatccgaaatccgatccgaatttggttgggttgtagtaaaatccatctGATTAACCCGATTacccgatccaacccgcattttttctattggatcagATTGGGTTGGACGGGTTCATTAGGTCTACCCGGCCTTTGTTCACCCCTATTTTAAACTATGTTCAAAATCAAAAGGTATATGAGAAGGTGAGTCAATCTATTTGTGCCATAGTTGATTTATGCCTTCAATTAAAATTTGTATTTCTTATACAAAGTGTTGCTTTCAACTAGAAAAAGAAGGGGAAAGAAATTGCAAATGATACACTATCATTGAAGTTCATTAAGTTCATTAAGTTCAAGTGAAATGGATTActatgttgttgattttgcGTTAGTTAGCGAGTTCATTACTTGTTTCAAGCCATTTAAATTCTGCTCTTGAACTTTGATGATAAGGATGAGTTGCTGACTGATATTGTCTAGTTAgaaagttttatttttattttttataagcgTCTAGTTAGAAAGTGATCTTATTATGGGAAAGATTGATTTGGATCCCACACAGTCATGAAATATGTTTTCAGTCCCTTTAAAATTAGGGTCTTTTGGTTTAAGCCCCtctaaatgttttttttttaaaaaacaccaataaatcaaaaataataCTGATGTTTTAGACCCTATCGTCACCTTCACCTAACAGACACTAACATGACATAATTTTAGAGGTACCTAAACTAAAGAGCCATGATTTTAGAGACCTAAAAGTCTAAAACTAAATTTTTATCATGTCTTAGGTcctctaaaatcatggttctttgGTTTAGATCCCTCGAAACAATGTAAGGTGACAGCAGAGGTTGAATCCTCACTATTATTTTGCATTTAGGggtgttttcaaaaaaaaaggttagAGGGACTTAAACAGCAAGACTCTAATATTAGAGGGACCAGGGGCGGAGACGGGGGTGGCATACAGATGCCATGGCCACCCCCATAATTTTGTAACTCtcttgaaaaaatgaaaaatgaaaatttattacATACTCTAAATTGAGTGATTGAAAAATATATAACatgatagaaatttttttttgcacGCATTTTTTCAAGATAGAAATTTTCTTTACTTAAATCTCAAcatataaacaataaaaaattttGTATGTTCAATGATGTTAGACTACTaagaccatatacaatggttGTATAATTTTGATGTTGAAGAGTGTTGAACATTGTTGAAGTGATGCAATGGTTGTTGAGGAGTGTTTAGAGGAGAGAGAACCGGCTGAATTGTTGAAGAAATTCAACAATGTTGAGAGGAGAGAGGGACGCCACGTGGCGCCCTCCGAATGGCTCGGTCAGGCGCGTGCAATACACGCGCCGACAGGGAGCGTGAGCTGCAGGTCTTGGAGAGAGAAAACGTGATGGTGGATATGTCCTGACACGTGTCATTCTCTGATTGGTTCCCCGGATTTTCTTTTACCCTTATCTTTTGAGCTCAATtatctgataaaaaaaaattatctggaaaaaaaaaattataccaaaattcgtgatatttttttctctataaatagagacttggtttgtttgatttggacacagaaaaaaaaaatcaagttttcaccatcttattatctctctcaccatcttatttatctatcaattagcatttgttttgaaatggatcccaacaatccccatttcaacacccagaattcttcaaacaacccattttacaaccaaaatcccaacaactatgaagatccaaatcaaatttcttaccaacgtcctcaaaatccaaactattatcaagtcccacatcaaatctccaaccaacgtcctcaaaatccaaactattatcaagtcccacatcaaatctccaaccaacgtcctcgaaatccaaactattatccagatccaaatcaatattcgtaccaacctcctcaaaacatacaaaattttaaccagtcatcaattgctccaaactctcatccatcttatggatctgtgagatattcatctcaaacaccccagtctagtggttatatgccagtggttcctgaaaattttccgagtgttgatgtgtcggaatttccggaattttcaacacaagtcaatcttggtggcgggtcagctgataatgaagtcaatgaagtcactcctaagagcaaaaaaACCGTTTCacccgcatggaacactgcacaaaatctagtgctaattagtgggtggattaattgtggaacaaacagtgttgtcggaagaaaccagaaaggagaaacattttggagagatattgctgagtattgtaatgagcattgctcattcgatcctccgcgcgattgggttgcctgccgaaaccgttggaattatatgaacgCAAGAttgggtaaatggattggcgcttatgatagcGCTAAGCGTGAGCAACGAAGCGGTTAGTCGAAGGATGATGTTATCGCAAAAGCGCAGGAATTATTCGCAAGTGGGAAGATTGGTCAATTTACTTTCATGGAAGAATGGCGCGCtctccgtgatcaaccacgtttttgtagtcaggtaggaggaaatagtggctcgagaagtagtggatctaagagatcacacgacagtgatgcaagtggctcaaactctataggatcaattcctcgtccaatgggtagggaggcagctaaaaaaaagagtaaaaagaaaattagagaagatgccgacgaggtggtggacaaagagtgggattcttatatccatttcaaggagaaagagcttgaaaaattggaaaagatagcatcggtgcaagcagagactaacgaattgatgaaagagaagactaatgcaatgaaagagaagactaatgctaagaaagttagtatgtatctaaagctaacttcggaagagcatctcagtgaccgtaagaaagagttgttagagcagttgtccaaagagctatttggaaattaatttcaagcgagtctttgtctgtattcggtcaaacttttcagtggtgtgaagtctgtagtgtttgctttaatgtttgctttaataattttcaagtggtgacagctatgtaatgtttgctttaatgtatgggtaactgtgtttgaatatgtaccactcaattcaaatcttgtccttttccgataattaactctggttgataacttatttcaaatccgccagtggtgtcaagtctgta is a window of Lotus japonicus ecotype B-129 chromosome 5, LjGifu_v1.2 DNA encoding:
- the LOC130718431 gene encoding PHD finger protein ALFIN-LIKE 4-like; this translates as MDGGAYNPRTVEEVFRDFKGRRAALIKALTTDVEEFYQQCDPEKENLCLYGFPSEQWEVNLPAEEVPPELPEPALGINFARDGMQDKDWLSLVAVHSDAWLLSVAFYFGARFGFDKSDRKRLFGMINDLPTVFEVVTGVAKKQGKESHSSNKPKSNSKRGSEPQVVKYSKGLISKDEDEGEGEDEDEEGLEEEDEEEHGETLCGACGESYAADEFWICCDICEKWFHGKCVKITPARAEHIKQYKCPSCSNKRARS